The DNA segment GACCGGACGTCCCTGCCACTCCCCGCGCGCGTGCACGGTCACCGGGGCGTAGATCATCGGGCAGAAGGAGTCCGCCGTCCGGAGCAGGCTGATGTCGCCGCCCGCCTTCTCGAGCTCCGCGCAGGCCTCCGCCGCCTTCCCGTGGCCCTGCGGCGGGTCGCACAGCAGCAGCGTGCCGCGCGGGTCACCGTGGCGGGCGTCGCCCCGGGTGACCGTCAGGAAGAGCCAGTTCTCCGAGTCCGATCCCTGGGCCGCCGCCTGCGCCGGGGTCGCGCCGAGGAGGAGCATGGCGGCCGCCGCCAGCAGGCCGCCCCGTACCGCTTTCGCCGTGATTGATTGCGTCATTCCCGATGCATCGGCACGGCGGCCCCGGCATTCCACCCCGACTCACCCGAACGGGAGCACGCAGGCGCGTACCGTCCGGCGAGTTCGAACGCGGCGAGCACCACCCGCGCCTGGTACTCCACCTGGCGCGCGACCGGTATCCAGCGGGCCCCGCAGCCGTCGCGGTAGTCGTCGCACCACTCGTCGAGGAGCCGGTCCAGCTCAGGCAGCACTCCGGCAGGGTCGCGCCCGGCGCCCGTCACGAGCTGGTGCAGCAGCCCGGCGGTGCGCAGGGCGAGGCGCCGCCCGGCGATGCGCAGGGCGGCCAGATGGGCGGTGCTGAGCGGGGGAAGCGGGTGTACGCCGACCGGGTCCGCCACGTCGGGGTCCCAGGTGTTCGCGAGCCCTGGACAGACCAGTAAATAGTCGTCGACCGGGGCGAGCAGCCGGGCCGATTCGGGTCCGGCGGGCAGGTGGGGCCGCAGGCGTTCCAGCAGCCGCTGAAGGAGGAGGGTGTCGTGGCGGAGGGCGTGGCTCACCCTGCGCAGGACCGTTTCCTCATCGGCGGGCGGAGCACCGTCCTGCACGGCGGCCACACCCCACATGGGGGCCTCCACGACCGCCGTGACTGTGCCGTGCCGGTACGGATGGAACCACGTCGACTCCACGGCCGCCTCGGTGATCGCGGCGGCCAGGTCGCCCGGGCGGGGCCTGGGGATCCGGTAGACGGCGGGGCCCAGTTCCGGCCAGTACAGGGTGTCGTAGGGGCCGAGCTCGCGCGGGATGCCGAGGCGGGCCGCCGTGTGCGCGATGCGCTGGGCGAGGCCGGGCAGGTCA comes from the Streptomyces sp. NBC_00443 genome and includes:
- a CDS encoding SSI family serine proteinase inhibitor — protein: MTQSITAKAVRGGLLAAAAMLLLGATPAQAAAQGSDSENWLFLTVTRGDARHGDPRGTLLLCDPPQGHGKAAEACAELEKAGGDISLLRTADSFCPMIYAPVTVHARGEWQGRPVEYRETFANGCAMGARTGAVFALDA
- a CDS encoding M14 family zinc carboxypeptidase, encoding MWRCALPPLLRYPTVDELSARAAALVARNPRDARLRRVGTSRAGTPLWLLSVGHGSRQALVVAGPHANEPVGGATVLRLAERVLADPRLHEGADATWNLLLCLDPDGLRRNEGWLHGPYALGDYFRRFFRPGFLEQPEWLPDGADAATLPETRALLELQDELRPFLQCSLHGVDVGGGFVELTHDLPGLAQRIAHTAARLGIPRELGPYDTLYWPELGPAVYRIPRPRPGDLAAAITEAAVESTWFHPYRHGTVTAVVEAPMWGVAAVQDGAPPADEETVLRRVSHALRHDTLLLQRLLERLRPHLPAGPESARLLAPVDDYLLVCPGLANTWDPDVADPVGVHPLPPLSTAHLAALRIAGRRLALRTAGLLHQLVTGAGRDPAGVLPELDRLLDEWCDDYRDGCGARWIPVARQVEYQARVVLAAFELAGRYAPACSRSGESGWNAGAAVPMHRE